A window from Citrus sinensis cultivar Valencia sweet orange chromosome 3, DVS_A1.0, whole genome shotgun sequence encodes these proteins:
- the LOC102630500 gene encoding RGS1-HXK1-interacting protein 1 has translation MATVTESSEDEKPNVAAASDTVFKSQSLEDGNPWIDNAVQQVMIYRKIVEESIDSAIEASRSRLSQTRLTASVHFQQTLDYLQDVKSEYAAYEDAAVGKVKEGIHVAASHPFITAGGAIGLGSFLLKRPRHFLYYNTLRLFASEESLLSRADTKVKQLRQSIDRLKAESEKLEKVALVAEDELIRGRTKLRQAGKQIQGVINSAYKIERQAAGLKDIVGELPRREASRFRSQVSNIASEAKRERNALTKEVSKISNYGISV, from the exons ATGGCAACAGTCACAGAATCATCAGAAGATGAGAAGCCAAACGTGGCAGCAGCAAGTGACACCGTTTTTAAATCGCAATCCCTAGAAGATGGTAATCCGTGGATCGACAACGCGGTCCAACAAGTTATGATTTACCGGAAGATCGTTGAGGAGTCAATCGACTCTGCAATTGAAGCTTCGAGATCTCGTCTCTCTCAAACACGTCTCACTGCCTCTGTTCACTTCCAGCAAACCCTC GACTATTTGCAAGATGTTAAATCCGAGTATGCCGCTTATGAGGACGCAGCGGTCGGAAAGGTGAAAG AGGGTATCCATGTTGCAGCTTCACATCCATTTATTACAGCCGGTGGTGCCATTGGCTTAGGATCTTTCTTATTGAAAA GACCAAGGCATTTCTTGTACTACAACACCTTGCGCCTCTTTGCTAGCGAAGAG TCCTTGCTCTCCAGAGCTGATACTAAAGTAAAGCAATTGCGGCAATCAATTGACCGCCTGAAGGCTGAAAGTGAGAAATTGGAG AAGGTGGCATTGGTAGCGGAAGATGAGCTGATTCGAGGAAGGACGAAACTCAG GCAAGCTGGCAAGCAGATCCAAGGAGTCATTAACTCGGcctataaaattgaaagacaAGCCGCTG GCTTGAAAGATATTGTTGGAGAACTTCCTAGAAGAGAAGCATCCCGGTTCCGGTCACAA GTTTCCAACATTGCTTCTGAGGCAAAGCGAGAAAGAAATGCTTTAACCAAGGAGGTTTCAAAAATCAGTAATTATGGAATCTCTGTCTGA
- the LOC102630201 gene encoding GATA transcription factor 4 isoform X1: MDIYGLPSNNTTTQDLFRIDDLLDFSNDELFTSSSSAATANTTAIASDTDHLPQAQHQSFDSFNPSSDFTGDLCVPSDDVAELEWLSQFVDDSCMDFPANSLAGTIVRSDTSLSGRGRSKRSKATNSAANTTTWNWTSSESESGNSKQKRENHRQSSPIPEGGVRRCTHCASEKTPQWRTGPLGPKTLCNACGVRYKSGRLVPEYRPASSPTFVLTQHSNSHRKVLELRRQKELLRQQQLQQQQQQEEGQGQIYRHQRDFEVC; this comes from the exons ATGGATATCTACGGTCTCCCTTCTAATAACACTACCACTCAAGACTTGTTTCGCATTGACGACCTTCTTGATTTCTCCAACGACGAACTCTTCACCTCCTCATCTTCCGCCGCCACTGCAAACACCACCGCCATCGCCTCCGACACCGACCACCTCCCTCAGGCGCAACACCAGTCTTTTGACTCCTTTAATCCCTCCTCTGACTTCACAGGCGACCTCTGTGTCCCC AGTGATGACGTGGCGGAGCTGGAGTGGTTGTCGCAGTTCGTAGACGATTCCTGCATGGACTTTCCAGCAAACTCCCTTGCCGGAACGATCGTCCGATCAGACACGTCATTATCAGGAAGAGGACGAAGCAAGCGTTCAAAAGCGACAAATTCGGCAGCTAACACGACCACGTGGAACTGGACGTCATCCGAATCTGAGTCTGGAAATTCGAAGCAGAAGCGAGAGAATCACCGGCAATCGTCGCCGATTCCAGAAGGCGGAGTGAGGAGGTGCACGCACTGCGCATCGGAGAAGACGCCACAGTGGCGGACGGGACCTCTCGGCCCTAAGACTCTTTGTAACGCGTGTGGCGTACGCTACAAGTCGGGTCGGCTCGTGCCTGAATACCGACCAGCTTCGAGCCCGACGTTTGTGCTGACTCAGCACTCGAATTCGCATCGCAAGGTCTTGGAGCTTCGAAGGCAAAAGGAACTGTTGAGGCAGCAACAAttacagcagcagcagcagcaggagGAAGGGCAGGGGCAAATCTATCGTCACCAGCGTGACTTTGAAGTATGCTGA
- the LOC102630201 gene encoding GATA transcription factor 4 isoform X2 yields MDIYGLPSNNTTTQDLFRIDDLLDFSNDELFTSSSSAATANTTAIASDTDHLPQAQHQSFDSFNPSSDFTGDLCVPFVDDSCMDFPANSLAGTIVRSDTSLSGRGRSKRSKATNSAANTTTWNWTSSESESGNSKQKRENHRQSSPIPEGGVRRCTHCASEKTPQWRTGPLGPKTLCNACGVRYKSGRLVPEYRPASSPTFVLTQHSNSHRKVLELRRQKELLRQQQLQQQQQQEEGQGQIYRHQRDFEVC; encoded by the exons ATGGATATCTACGGTCTCCCTTCTAATAACACTACCACTCAAGACTTGTTTCGCATTGACGACCTTCTTGATTTCTCCAACGACGAACTCTTCACCTCCTCATCTTCCGCCGCCACTGCAAACACCACCGCCATCGCCTCCGACACCGACCACCTCCCTCAGGCGCAACACCAGTCTTTTGACTCCTTTAATCCCTCCTCTGACTTCACAGGCGACCTCTGTGTCCCC TTCGTAGACGATTCCTGCATGGACTTTCCAGCAAACTCCCTTGCCGGAACGATCGTCCGATCAGACACGTCATTATCAGGAAGAGGACGAAGCAAGCGTTCAAAAGCGACAAATTCGGCAGCTAACACGACCACGTGGAACTGGACGTCATCCGAATCTGAGTCTGGAAATTCGAAGCAGAAGCGAGAGAATCACCGGCAATCGTCGCCGATTCCAGAAGGCGGAGTGAGGAGGTGCACGCACTGCGCATCGGAGAAGACGCCACAGTGGCGGACGGGACCTCTCGGCCCTAAGACTCTTTGTAACGCGTGTGGCGTACGCTACAAGTCGGGTCGGCTCGTGCCTGAATACCGACCAGCTTCGAGCCCGACGTTTGTGCTGACTCAGCACTCGAATTCGCATCGCAAGGTCTTGGAGCTTCGAAGGCAAAAGGAACTGTTGAGGCAGCAACAAttacagcagcagcagcagcaggagGAAGGGCAGGGGCAAATCTATCGTCACCAGCGTGACTTTGAAGTATGCTGA